The stretch of DNA GATCCTAAAAACGGTGAGAAACTTTTCAAAGCGAATTGTACTGCATGTCACGCGCTGGATAAACAAGTTATTGGACCTCCATTAAAAGGGGTTGTAGAACGAGTAAAGACAGAGGGCGGTGTAGGCAGAGATTGGCTTCATAAGTGGATCACAGATAATAAAGCTCTAAGAGCTTCTGGAGATAAATACGCCAATGAAATTTTCGAAAAATATAACAAAGTTGAGATGCAACAGTTTCCTAATCTTTCAGAGAAGGACATTGACGATATCTTAGCCTTTACAACTAATCCTCCGGCACCGGAAGAGAAGAAACCCGAAGCAGCACCTGCGACAGACGCTAGTGCAGCACCAGCGGACAAAACCACTACAAACATTGTAATTATTTCACTTTTAGCAATTGCAGCTTTATTGGTTTGGATCTTAATCAAACTGAGACAATTAGTTAAATTAGGACAATCTGAGGATCTTGCAGGGCTTAACGAATCAAGAGTTCGTTCTTTCAGTGAAATCTACCAAAAATACCACTATATAGGTAAAGGAGCTTTGGTTATTTTAGCCATTCTTGCTACCTATGGAATCTGGAACTGGTTAATGTGGATCGGTGTTTACAAAGGGTATAAGCCTGAACAGCCTATCTACTTCTCACACAAAATCCACGCTGGAGAACAAAAAATTGACTGTCAGTTATGTCACTCTAGTGCTAAATATGGTAAGGTATCTGAGATCCCCTCTATGAACGTTTGTATGAACTGTCACAGAACGATCTCTGAATACAACGCAAACCATTATAT from Chryseobacterium piperi encodes:
- a CDS encoding c-type cytochrome, translated to MISWRKHYKQTLIAIGLLLSTSASFYGQDGDPKNGEKLFKANCTACHALDKQVIGPPLKGVVERVKTEGGVGRDWLHKWITDNKALRASGDKYANEIFEKYNKVEMQQFPNLSEKDIDDILAFTTNPPAPEEKKPEAAPATDASAAPADKTTTNIVIISLLAIAALLVWILIKLRQLVKLGQSEDLAGLNESRVRSFSEIYQKYHYIGKGALVILAILATYGIWNWLMWIGVYKGYKPEQPIYFSHKIHAGEQKIDCQLCHSSAKYGKVSEIPSMNVCMNCHRTISEYNANHYMEPGKDKAFYDGEIQKIYAATGWNPEKQQYTGKTQPVEWTRIHNMPDFVYFNHSQHVVAGEQAIINSFNKKNPNNKIDVVCKACHGKIDTMNVVQMANDFTMGWCIECHRTTEVDMNNGYNKEYFKNLHDKLKKQYPKDGGKITVDAIGGLECGKCHY